The stretch of DNA GGCGGCGTATATCAACGGCGTGTCCAAGCTGCACGGCGAGGTGTCGCGCGCGATGTGGCGCGGCGTCTGGCCGGGGCTGCCCAAGAGCGAGCTGCCCATCACCGCCATCACAAACGGCGTCCACACCGCCTCCTGGATAAGCCACGAGCATCTTAAACTTTACGCCAGGCATCTGGGCGGCGGGCAGAACTGCTGCGTCTCCAACCCGTCCGACTGCTGCGACTGGAGCAAAACCGCCCAAATCCCGGACGAGGAATTCTGGCAGGCGCATGAAATCCGCAAGGAAAAGCTGGTGGCCGTGGTGCGCGCGCGCTACAAAAAGCAGCTCGCCCGGCAGGGCGCCGACGTAACCGTCCTGGAGCAGACGGACAAGCTGCTGGACCCCAAAGCGCTGACCATAGGGTTTGCGCGGAGATTTGCCACCTACAAGCGCGCCACGCTTATTTTCCGCGACCCGGACCGGCTGGCCGCGATACTCAACAATCCCGCCATGCCCGTGCAGCTTATTTTCGCCGGAAAGGCGCATCAGGCCGACACCCAGGGCAAGGAATTCGTCAAGCACATAGTGCGGCTGATGGCGGACAAGCGCTTTGCCGGAAAGCTGATTTTCGTGGAAGACTACAACATGAACGTGGCCCGCTATCTGGTGCAGGGCGTGGACGTCTGGCTCAACAATCCGGCGCGCCCGATGGAAGCCTCCGGCACCAGCGGCATGAAGGCGGCCATCAACGGGGCGCTGAGCCTGTCGGTGCTGGACGGCTGGTGGTGCGAGGCCAGCCGCCCCGACATAGGCTGGTCCATAGGCGGCGCCGAGCATTACAACGACGACGCCGAACGCGACAACGTGGAAGCCGAGGCCATCTGCAACCTGCTTGCCAAGGAAATCGCGCCGCTTTATTACGACCGCGCGGAAGGCGGCCTGCCGCGCAGATGGATAGCGATGATGAAACGCTCCGTGGCCGCCATAGTGCCGGTTTTCAACACGCACCGCATGGTGCGCGAGTATTACGAGCGGTTCTATGCCCCCGCCCACCGCTTCGGGAGCAGGCTCGCCTCCGACGGCACGGCCCCGGCGGTGTCGCAGTGGCGGGCGCGCGTGCGCGACAACTGGGGCAAGGTGCGCGTAACCGACGCCTCCCCGCTTCAGGACCACGAAATCAGGATGGACGGCAAATTCCGGCTGGCGGCTAAAGTCTGGCTGGGCGCGCTTTCCCCGGAGGATGTGTCGGTGGAGGTGTGCCTGGGCAGAATGGACCCCGACGGCGAGCTGGAGCCGCAGACCATCATCGCCATGAATCCCAAAGGCATGGAAGGCGACGCGCATTTATACGAGCTGGAGGCCGCCCCCGCCCGCGGCGGCAGGCAGGACTATGCGCTGCGCGTGGTTCCCAGAAACAGCAACATCCCGCACCCGTTCATGCCGCATTTCATACGGTGGGAGGAATAGCGCGCGCAGGGCGCGCCGCGCCCGTGCCGTGGAATTTGCTAGTATATTGCGAATCGGTTTCCCGGAGGGGTTTTATATATGAGCGGTCCCGCTGACATCAAATTCGGAACGGACGGCTGGCGCGGCATAATCGCGTGGGATTTCACTTTTGACAACGTGCGGAGGGCCGCGCAGGCCATAGCGGATTACGCCCGCGCCTCAAGCCCGGTGCCTCTTGAATCGCAGAACCTGATTGTGGTGGGATACGACAGGAGATTCCTGTCGGAGCAGTTCGCGCGGGAGATAGCGCGCGTCATAAGCGCCAACAAGCTGGGGGTAACGTTGCTGGACGCCCCGTCCCCCTCGCCGGAAATAAGCTTTCTGACGCTGAAGAAATTCTGGCTGGGCGTCATGGTTACGGCCAGCCACAACCCGTTCCATTACAACGGCATCAAGCTGAAAATAGCCGGCCATTCCGCGCCGGAGGCGCTTACAAAGGCGGTGGAGGCGCAGCTGGGCAAAATCGCGCCGCAGACGAAGGGGCACTCGCCGCTGCCGGAACGGTCTTTCAGGAATTTGTACGAGGCATCGCTTGCGGCGCGGGTGGACGGCAAGGCCGTGGCGCAGGGCCTCAAAGCCCCGGTGGTGATAGATTACATGCACGGCTCCGCCGCCGGGATAGTGGAGAACCTGGTAAAGACCAAAAAACTTATCGCCATACGCGCCGCGCACGACCCGATGTTTTCCAACACGCACCCGGAGCCTGTCGCCAAGCATCTGGGCGCGCTCTGCAAGGCGGTGGCCGACAACAAGGCGATAGCCGGCCTGGCTCTGGACGGCGACGGCGACCGCATAGGCATGGTGGACGAGGCCGGACGCTTTATCACCCCGCCGCAGATGATGGCGCTTTTCCTGTGGTATCTGGCCGAGGTGAAAAAATTAAAAGGGACTGTGGTGCAGTCCGTCTCGCAGGGGTTTCTCAGCAAGCGGATAGCCAGGGCCAACGGCCTGCCTTTAGAGGAAACGCCCGTCGGCTTCAAGTATCTGGCCGAGCGGCTGGAAAAAGGCGGCGTCCTGCTGGCAGGCGAGGAATCCGGCGGTTTCGCCTGGAAGGGCTGCCCGCCGGAGCGCGACGGCTCGCTGTGCGCGCTGCTGGCGCTGGAAATGCTGGTCAAAACCGGCAAAAAGCCCTCCGTCCTGCTGGGCGAACTGGAAAAGAAACACGGCAAATCCGTTTTTGAGCGGCGCGACCGCCGCATCCAGAAAATCGTGGCCGACAAGGCCGTTTTCGCCGAGAAGCTCAAAAAACGGCTGCCCAAAAAACTGCTGGGCAAAAGCATAGCCCAGGCGGAGACAACCGACGGCCTGAAAATAATACTGGAAAACGACTGGTGGGCGCTGTTGCGCCCCTCCGGCACGGAGCCGCTGATGCGCATTTACGCGGAAACCGATTCCCCCAAATCCACCGAAGAACTGATAGAGTACAGCGCCAAACTGGGAGCGGCGCATATCTGATGCTTACGCACCGGGAGCACGAAGCTTTCCAGGACCTGGCCGAAACCGGCCTGCTGGAAACTTTGCGCGCCCTGGCCAAGATGTCCAACCGGCAGTGGTGCATATTCCCCCAGCGCATGACGCTGCACCTGCTGGACGAGGCGCTTGGTATCTTCCCGGAAAACGAGCCTGCCCGCATCGGCTGCGACCTGCGGCTGGAAGGCGCGGTGGACGCGCATCTGCTTTTCCTGTTCCCGCAGGAAAGCGCGCTTACGCTGACCAAGTTTTTCACCTCCGGGCTGAGCATCCCCAACACGGCTGAAGTGCAGGCCATGGCGGTAACGGAAGTTTCCAATATCCTCTCCAACGCTTTCCTTAACGTACTGGCAAACACGCTCAAGGCCAGGTTCCTGGCGGCGGAGATATCGCCGGTGTCCGGCCCGCGCGGGGAATTGCTGGCCCGGATAAGCGGGAATATGGGGAAAGGACGCCTGCTGCGCACCCGGCTCAAAATGGAATCGGAATACCTGGCCATGTCCGCTGATTTCTGCATGCTGCTGGACGAGGAATCATTTTCCAGAATACTGGGGCTGATAGACGACTGCCCCGCATGCACCGTGCGCCGCCGGAGGATTTTTTAGGAGGATAAGCCATGAAAATACTGATTGTAGACGACTCGCCCATCCTGCGCAGCACCATACGCGCCGTGCTGGAGAGGGCCGGCCACCACATCACCGGCGAGGCCGGCAACGCGGATGAAGCCTTTGCCCTTTACCAGAAGGAAAGGCCGGAACTGGTGCTGCTGGACATATTGCTGCCCGGCGAATCCGGCCTGGACATCCTGCGCAAGCTGAAAATGACCGACAATACCGCCAACGTGCTTATCGTAACCGCGGTGAACCAGGAAGCGGTCAACGACGAGGCCAAGCAGCTCGGCGCGCGCGGAATTCTCTACAAGCCGTTCGACCCGTCCGAGCTTACTACGGCGATAACCGAAGTTTCAAAGTAACCCCCCTCCACGCGCGCATGATTCCGCCCTGCGGGCGGCGTCATGCGCGCGGTTTTGCAAAACGGAAACCTTCCCCCTCGCCCTCCAGCCCGAACACTGCCAGGCAGTTGTCAAAAGCCGCCCGCGCGGTTTCCTCCGGCGTCAACCCGATAATTCTGGCCAGCGCGCCGCATATTTCCGGCAGGTCCGCCGGCTCGCTGCGCTTGCCGCGCCTTGACTGCGGCGGCAGATACGGGCAGTCTGTTTCCAGAACCAGGCGGCCCGGCCCGGCGGCCCCCAGAATTCCGCGCAGCTCCGAATTTTTCGGATAGGTGAGAGTGCCGTTTACTCCCAGCAGAAACCCCATGTCCATAAGCCGGCGCGCATCCTGCGGCGAGCCGGAAAAGCAATGCGCTATCCCCGCGACTTTGCCTGCCGCGCGCGGCGAGGCTTCAAGCATGTCCAGCATGTCCGCATAGGCATTTGCAGAGGCGTCCGCGCCGTTGCGGCAATGCAGAACCAGCGGCAGCCCCAGCCGCCCGCCCAATTCCAGCATGCGCTCCAACACTTCCAGCTGCCGCGCGCGCGGCTGCTGGCTGCGCGCATAATCCAGCCCTATCTCCCCCAGCGCGCAGGCGCCCGGAAGCAGCCGCTCCAGCCGGGCCATGCTTTCATCCGAAACAGAGCCGCATTCATGCGGATGAAACCCCAGCGCGTGAAAGACAAACCCTCCGTGCCTTTCGGAAAACGCGGCGGCGGCATCCCATTCGCCGGGGCCGCAGGCGATTTCCACAACAAGGCGCACGCCGGCGGCGCGGGCGCGGGACAGCGCGTCCTCCCTGTCTTCGGAAAACGCCTCATTGCACAAATGGGCGTGGCTGTCGCAAATCATTAGAATTGCTCCTGATTATCAAGCGGCAATATCCGGGTTTTGCTGAACACGTCAACGGCGGTTTACCAGTTTGCCGGCAAGAGTGTCCGGGGTGAAGCCGAAGCGGCGCGTCATCCGCTTTCCCGTCATCCACACCTGCCATGCGCCGATTGCCGCCGCCAGCAGCCCTTCCCAGATTCTGCTTCCGTTGGCAAGCTCCATCAGCCCCGCCGCCGCCAGCGCGATGGAGGTGATGAACGCGCCTCTGGCCAGCAGTTCCGCCGCCAGCGCGTTTTTTACCAGTTCCGCAGCCAAAGACAGCGCGAACGGGGCCAAAGCCAGCACCAGCGTTTCCATCCACATCCCGGAGTGGCCTGGGGGCAGCGGCGGAGCCGGCCTGGGAATTTGCGGAGCCTTCTCCAGCGGCGCGCCGGCGGCCAGACCGTCCGTGGTAGCGGCAGGCTGAGGCGGTTTTTGCGCGGCGCCACGGGCCGCCGGGCGCGGCGGCTGCAGCCGTTCCGCCGGAATTGAAAACGAGCCGTCCGCCACGCGCAGCAGCGGAACCACAGTGCCGGGCGTTTCGCCCCTGCCTGCGGCGCGCCTGTCGGAGATTTTTGCCGGCTTTACCGGCCTGGCGTTTGCGGGGGGAGGGGCCTCCACCGCGTCCTCGGGGTTGAACGCCTTGCTTATCTGCGCGTCCTTTCCCGCCGCGGCGGCGTATTCAAGCGACAGGCTCGGCGCAAGAGGCGGAGCGGGGGGCGCGGAGAATTTGTTTTTTAGCCTTTCGTCCAGTCCGGGCCTGGGCTGCAGCAGCCAGCGCGAATGCGGGCTTAGAATCAGCAGCGCGGTCTGCCAGACGAAAAACAGCGCCACCGCTGCGCACACGGCGCCGGCGACGGCCCGGGGCGAACCCGCCGCCATCCTCGCCGCAGCCGCAAACGACGCGCCGCCGGGCAGCTCATGCCCGGTAACGGCGTGGAATATCCATGCGGCTGCCTCGCGCGGTCTCATTCCCCAGATGATAACAAATTGCAAAATGGTAAAATCGGCTTATGAGAAAACCCGTCTCCTCCGCCGCGCTGGATTTTTCCTATTCCCGCATGGGCATGTATCTTGAATGCCCCAGAAAATACGAGTTCCGATATATCCAGCGCCTGCCGGAAAAGCCGAAACCCTATTTCGCGCTGGGCCAGGGCGTGCATGACGCGCTGGAATACCTCTACGCCGTGCAGGCGCCGCCCTTCCCGTCCATGGAGGCGGTTTTGCAGCGCTTCCGCGACGAGTGGGAAAAAACCTCGCCGGAGGCCAAGGGATATTCCGCCCGCCAACTGCAGCAGGGAAAGCACAAGCAGGATTTTGACGACGGGCTTGTGATGCTGGGCGCGTATTACCGCAAGCACCGGGACGTCCTGCATATCCCGCTTGCCGTGGAGTTCAGGGCCAAGGTCGAGGTGGACGGCCTCAACGTTATAATGATAGCCGACCGTCTGGACTATCTGGGCAACGGCAAAATCGCCGTTGTGGACTACAAGACCGGCAAAAACGTGGAACGCGCGCCGGACCAGCTTTACATGTACCAGAAGCTGCTGGACATTTCGCCGGATTTCCAGAAGCTGGCCGCCGCCAAGACCGGCGAGGACGGGCCTTTTTCCGTCGGGAAAATGGTTTTCTGCCATGTGCCCTCGCTTGAGGAGGCGGCCTTTGACCGCGCAGGGGACCAGGAATTGGGCGCGGTGTGGAACAAGGCTCTGGACGTTGCCGCCAAAATCAGGGCGCGGGAATTTCTGCCCTCTCCCGGCGAGACCAAGTGCCGCTTCTGCGATTACCGCGAGCGTTGCCAGGCCGGCTCCGCGCAGACCGCGCCGGAGGAGGCCGCATTTTCGCTTCCCGCAAAGCCCGCCGGCGACATTCTGGGCGAGAAGATAGACAAATGCGGGCGCCTGCGCGAGGAGGCCGACGCTTTAGGCCGGGAAATCACCGCCCTGATGCGCGAGAAGGGGCTTAACCTCCATTTCGGCGCGAAATACAAGGCCGCGCTGGAAAAATCGCCCCGGCTGGAAATCCCGGACGAAAAAGCCATGCTTTCCGCCCTGCGCGAAACAGGGCTGCTCAACCGCGCGCTGCTGCCCACAAAAAAAGCGGTGGAAAACCTGCTTTCCGCGCCCGACCTCCCGCCGGACCAGCGCGCCCGGCTGGAAAGCTGCGTCAGACGCGGCGAAAATCTCAATCTCGGGCTGAACAAAATAAAGGACTAGCCTGAATGCTTCAGTTGGTTGCGAGGACCGAGGAGAAAAAGCGCGAAATAATGCCGAACAAAATTATCCGCGCGCGCCTCACTGCGCGAAAGGATAATTTTGTGAAGGCAGTATGAAGCGATTTTTAGCCGAATCCCGCAATCCAACTGAAACATTCAGGCTAGCACAGGCTGCCGGAGCAAAGCAGATGAAATACTATATTTCGCTTGACCAGGGCAGTTCCTCTTCCCGCGCGGTCGCGTTCGGCGTGGACGGGCGGCTGGCTTTCCAGTCCCGCAGGCCGCTGCGCTGCCGCCATGACGGCGCGATAGCCGAATATGACGCCGCCGAACTTGCCCGCGGCCAGCTTGACGCGCTGGACGAGCTGCTGGACCTGCTGCCGCCGGAGTCGGAAATAGCGGGGCTGGCAGTGGCCTCGCAACGTTCCACCGTGGTTTTATGGGACAGGAATACCGGCGCGCCGCTTTGCCCCGCGCCAAGCTGGCAGGACGGGCGCGCCGCCGCGCTGCTGGACGAAATCCCGCTGGACCACGGGCAAATCCGCGCCATTACCGGGCTTTACAAAACCCCCTATTACTCCGCGCCGAAAATACTATGGTGCCTGCGCAATTATCCCGCCGCGGCCAAAGCCGCGCGGGAGGGAACGCTGGCAATCGGCCCCGTGGCGTCGTATCTGGTCTGGCTGATGACGGGGGGGGAGGTGTTTGCGACGGACCCCACGCTTGCCCAGCGCACGCTTTTGTTTGACCTGCGCGCATGGAACTGGAGCGAAAAGCTGGCCGCCGTGTTTTCCGTGCCGCCGCAAAGCCTGCCGCAAATCCGCCCCAGCGCGGCGGATTACGGGGTTTTCCGGTCAAAGCGCGGCCCGATACGAATACTGGCCCTCGCCGGGGACCAGCAGGCCGCCATGGCCGGGGCGGGCGCGCTTTCCGCGGACACGGCGCTTGTCAATTACGGCACCGGCGCGTTTTTTCTGGCCCATGCGGACGGGCCCGCGCCGCAGGCGGCGGGGCTGCTGGAATCGGCGGGATGGGAGAGCGGGCGGCATTTGCTGGAAGGCACGGTGAACGCCGCCTCCTCGTCGCTGGACTGGCTGAACCGGCTGGGTATTGAATTTTCCGCGCGGGATGTGGACGAATTGTGCCGCCGCTCGGAAAATCCAGCGCTGATGCTATGCTCGCTTGGCGGGCTGGGCAGCCCGTACTGGGATTACAGCACCCCCGCCGCCATAACCAATCTGGGCGCGCGCACTGAAAAATGCGATATCGTGCGCGGCGCGGTGGAGGGCGTGGCGATTCTGACGGCGCAGGCCGCGCTGGCCGCGCGGCGCGCGGGCGCGAAGTTCGGGAAAATCATCGCCTCGGGCGGGTTCTCGCGCTCCGACTATCTGCTGGAATTCCAGAGCGGGCTTTTGCAGCTGCCGGTGGAGCGCGCCGCGCAGGAGGAAACCACCGCCCTGGGCGCGGCCTGCCTGGCCGCGCGGGCGCAGGGAGAGGACGTCTCCGGCTGGTTTTCGCCGGGAAAAACATTCGTTCCGCCTTTTCCGCAGCAGCGCGCAGGGGAAATACTTTCCCGCTGGGAGTCGTTCTACCGCGCCGTCAGGGGATAACCCTGCCCGGAAACCGCGGTTGGCAGGCTGTCATATTTTTTCCCGTATCGGCAGGGCGAAGGAGAATATGCTGCCCTTGCCCGCCTCGCTTTCCATCCAGATTCCGCCGTTGTGCATTTCCACAAAACGTTTTACCAGAACCAGCCCCAGCCCCGTGCCTTCGTAGCTGCGGCTGTGGGAGCTGTCGGCCTGGGAGAAAGGCTTGAACAGCTTGCCCCTGTCCTCCTGCGAGATGCCGATGCCGGTGTCGGCCACGCTGACCAGAATATACTCCGCTCCGCCGTTAACCGCCTCCAGCTCGCGCGCCGGAACAGGCGCGGCGGCGCGCAGTTCCGCCACGGTCACGCGGCGCGCCTTCAACGTTACCGCGCCTCCGGCCGGGGTGAACTTGACGGCATTGCTCAGCAGGTTGAAAATTATCTGTTTGAACTTGCGCTCGTCCGCGACGATTTTCATGTCCGCGGGAAAAGCGGCCTCTCCCGTCAGCGACACCTGCGCCTGGACGGACTGCTCGCCCACCATGCCAAGCGTCGTGTCCAGAATTTCCTTCGGAGCGAACACGGAGGGCGACAGTTCCATCCGGCCCGCCTCCACCTTGGAAAGGTCCAGGATGTCGTTTATCAGATTCAGCAGATGCTTGCCGCTTTTGATGACGTATCCGGCGTACTCATGCTGTTTCTCGTTTAGCGCGCCCAGCATTTCACTTTCCATCATCGTGCCGGAGACTATGATGACGTTCAGCGGCGTTCTCAGTTCGTGGCTCATGTTGGCGAGAAAAGCGGACTTTGCGGCATTGGCGTTTTCCGCCAGCGCGCGGGCGTGTTCGGCGACCTGTTTCTGGTCATTCAGTTCCGCGGTGCGCCGGGCCACCGTCTGCTCCAGCGAATCAAGCAGCATCGCATTCTCGTAGGCCACGGATGCCTGGTTGACAAATATCTGAAAAATCTCCATCCGCTCGGAAGAGAAATAATCCGCGTTCCTGCTGCACAGCGACAGCACCGCCGCAACCTCGTTCCGGCAGAGTATGGGGAAATAGGCGCAGGATTTGTAACCGCTGGAGGCGGCGCAGCGCACAAGCGCGTCGCGCCCGGCGGCGGAGTCTATGCGGTTGAGAAAATGCGGTATTTTCTCCTTCACCGCGCGGGAAAGCAGGCTGTCGCCGCCCAGCCCCGGGATTTCTCTGTTGAGCATCTCCAGGCAGGCCGCCGGCGCGCCGGCGGCGGCGACCACGGATAAACCCCCGTTTTCGTCCCGCTGCGCCAGCCAGCAGGTGCCGGGCGCCTCCGCGTCCTGCGCCAGAAAATCGTCGCTGCCGCTGCTGCCGGCGGACAAAGACAGCGCCTTTTCGCACAATTCCTCAAAAAGTTTCCGGCGGCCCTTTATCCTGACGATAGAGTTGGAGGCCTTGTTGAGATACATCAGGTTTTCGGTGAAAACGCGCAACAGATTGTCCTTGCGCTTGCGCTCGGTTATATCCATAGCCGTGCCTATTATGCCCAGCAGGTTATGCTCCGCGTCGTAAACCGAGCTGGTGGACAGAAACACGTCAAACCGGGAGCCGTCGCGCCGGTTGGCAATTGTTTCGCCCTCCCATTTGCCGATGTCCGTCCGGGAAGCGGCTATCTCCGCCATAACCGGCTTGTTTTTGAATGCGTCCAGCACTTTCCTGCCCAGCAATTCGTCGGCATGATTTTCGTAGCCCCACATCATGAGGAAAGCCGGGTTGAGGTATACGATTTTCGTCTCCGTGTCAGTGAGTATCACCCCGGTCCGGGAGGATTGCATCGCGTTTTCCAGCGCCAGCAGCCGTTCCGCGGTCCGGTGTTCCCAGGAAACGTCCCGGAACACCAGTATGACGCCGGAAATTTCGCCCGCTTCGTCTTTTATGGGCGCGCCGCTGTCGGCTATGGAGCAGCGGGTTCCGTCGCGTCTTATCAGCGCGGTATGGTTGGCCGGTTCCGACACTTTCCCGTTGCGCAGCACCTTGTCAACAGGGCTTTCGCAGATCATGCCGGTCTTTTCGCTGACAATGCTAAAAACCTCCGGCAGCGGGCGGCCCAGGGCCTGCGCCTCGCTCCAGCCGGTAAGTTCCTCTGCCACCTTGTTCATCAGCTGGATTTTTCCAACGCGGTCCGTCGCAATGACGGCGTCGCCTATGCTGCGCAGGGTAACCTCAAGCCGCTTTCGTTCTTCGGAAAGCGCATCCTGCGCCTGCCTGCGCCCGGAGATTTCCGCAGCCAGTTCCTCGCGCGACACGGTTACGCTCTTTAGCTCGCGGCTCATCGCGTTGAACGCGGCGGCCAGCCTGCCCAGCTCATCCGGGGAACGCGCCGCGCCCCGGCTGCCCGCATTGCCGTCCGCAATCCCGGCTATGCCCCGAAGCAGCATTTGCACCGGCTTGCCAAGCAGGATGGACATCAACAGCGAAACAAGCGCGAACGCCGCCAGGCAGCCGCCGGCAGCCAGCAGCCACACCGTCCGGGCAAATCTGGCGCCGCGCTCCGAGACGTCCCTGTGCGAAAGAACCAGCGTCGCCCGGCCTATCACCCCGCTTTCGCCGTTGCCGCCCGAAGCCGTTCCCCCGCCGGAATCCTTTCCGGCTTTTTCAATTTTTACCGGGGCGGAGTATTCATTCTCGTCCGCGCCGCCCCTGCGCCCGCCGGAATACAGTATCCGCCCCGATTTGTCCGCCACCTCGCAGTAAACCACATTCTCCCGGCGCAGCATTTCCCTGCCGGCATGGCGCAGCATTTCGGTGTTGCCGGCCAGAACGGGATATTCGCTGCCCATGGCAAGCCAATTAAGCAGCAACCCGGCCTGATTGTCAAATTCATGGCGCAGCGCCGCCTTCTCGCAGCGCACGGTGTAGACCGCAAAAACCGCGCTCAACGCGGCCAGCAGCGACACGAAAAGCAGCGTGATCTTCCTTGAGATGCTCATTTGCAGGACGCCTCCGGCGCGCCCGCTTCCGTATGCGGCGCGGACAGGATGGAGATTTTCATAGCATAACGAGTTTACAATACTATCCAACAAGCGCGCGCATGGTTTTGGAAACGGGCTTTATTGCAAATGCCGGCGGGCGGCGTTCAACCCCGCCCGCGCCAGCGCATTATCCGGCGACAGGGACAGGGCTTTATTGAAATCCTCCAGAGCCTGCGCATGCCGCCCGCTTTTGCCGTATGCTATGCCGCGGTTGGCGTAGGCGTCCGCAAAGCCGGGAGCCTGCGCTATGGCGCGGCTGTAATCGTCAATAGCCTGATTGTAGCGGCCCAGCGCGGTGTAAACCGCGCCCCTGTCGTTGCAAACCGCCGGCTGTCCGGGTTTCAGTTCCAGCGACCGCGTGAAATCCCCCGCCGCCTCTTCAGCGCGGCCCGATGCCAGCAGCGCGCGCCCCCTGCGGCGGAAAATTTCGGCGCGGATGCCGCCGTCGCGCGCGAATTGCAGCGCGGCGGTGAAATCCTCCGCGGCGGCCTCCCGGTTGCCGGCGTCCAGATTTGCCGCGCCTCGGTTGGAGTATATGACCGAATAAAGCCGCGCGTCGCCGCTTTCCGCGCATGTCCGCGCGGCGTCGTTCCACAGCGACAGGCTGCTGTTCCAGGCTTTCACCCTGTCCGCCGACTGCCAGCCCAGCGCCAGCGCAGCCGCCGCGGCGCAGGCCAGGGCGGGTTTGCGCGCACAGCCGTAAAACCGCGCAAATGCCGCCCCCGCCATCAGGAATATCCCCGCCGCCGGGATGTAGGAATATCTGTCAGCCGGCGCCACGTGATAAAACGCCAGCGCGGGCGCAAGCGCAAGGCAGAAAAACGCGAAGCCGAAAGCATACAGCCGCTCTTTAAGCCTCAGCAGCAGCGCGCCAAAGGCTGCCAGCGCGGCAGTCGCCCCCGCGCCGGAGGCGGCCAGCGGGTAGACGGCGCAAAGCCCGGACGGCAACAGTATCTTTTTCAGGTAAAACAACGCGCCGGGGCCGAAAGCCGCCAGCATCCCCGCCGCCGAGGATGCCGCCGCCTGACGCGGCAGGAAAAATGAGCCGGTCCTGAAAGTCAGCG from Elusimicrobiales bacterium encodes:
- a CDS encoding tetratricopeptide repeat protein gives rise to the protein MRTRWRGGVPRWGTCMGKNKKKFSDAPAPDLAPAVLRRAWLADALIILAALAVFWPAAGGGFVNWDDPDYVTGNPSIVNPGWGGVFSAASTASAIVLYHPLTLALYKLIYMAAGPAPSAFHCAGIALHLVCCVLFRRFALALGLDFYGALFAGLLFAVHPLRAESVAWISGMKDPLCGAFFFGSLLLYLKRTRTGLAASAALFAAALLSKPAIAGGVFIFPLLDWHEKRGLRLPEKTPYFIAAAAVTALTFRTGSFFLPRQAAASSAAGMLAAFGPGALFYLKKILLPSGLCAVYPLAASGAGATAALAAFGALLLRLKERLYAFGFAFFCLALAPALAFYHVAPADRYSYIPAAGIFLMAGAAFARFYGCARKPALACAAAAALALGWQSADRVKAWNSSLSLWNDAARTCAESGDARLYSVIYSNRGAANLDAGNREAAAEDFTAALQFARDGGIRAEIFRRRGRALLASGRAEEAAGDFTRSLELKPGQPAVCNDRGAVYTALGRYNQAIDDYSRAIAQAPGFADAYANRGIAYGKSGRHAQALEDFNKALSLSPDNALARAGLNAARRHLQ